One segment of Mycolicibacterium sp. YH-1 DNA contains the following:
- a CDS encoding XRE family transcriptional regulator, protein MTLSSDVRDTHDDAAPGRPTPVPDPAAAPRRRQTDSRPVEFWPTSSIRAALETDDLNVWQRIVVAVKRDPYGRTARQVEEVLHSAPPQGVSKALAEVLLRARANLEANECAEVGRHVRLLLERSGLGQQEFASRIGLPNEEFGSYLEGRDCPAASLMIRMRRLSDRFSKIHDERTGRTG, encoded by the coding sequence GTGACGTTGAGTTCCGACGTGCGGGACACGCATGACGACGCCGCGCCCGGCCGTCCGACCCCGGTCCCGGACCCGGCGGCGGCACCGCGGCGTCGACAGACCGACAGTCGCCCCGTCGAGTTCTGGCCGACGTCATCGATCCGTGCGGCGCTGGAAACCGACGATCTCAACGTGTGGCAACGCATCGTCGTCGCCGTCAAGCGTGACCCCTACGGCCGTACCGCGCGACAGGTCGAGGAGGTCCTGCACTCCGCACCTCCGCAGGGTGTCTCCAAGGCGCTGGCCGAGGTCCTGCTTCGCGCCCGCGCGAACCTCGAGGCCAACGAGTGCGCAGAGGTCGGCCGCCACGTGCGCCTTCTTCTGGAGCGCTCCGGTCTGGGCCAGCAGGAGTTCGCGTCGCGGATCGGACTGCCGAATGAGGAATTCGGCTCCTACCTCGAGGGCCGCGACTGCCCGGCCGCGTCACTGATGATTCGTATGCGCCGGCTGTCGGACCGGTTCTCCAAGATCCACGACGAGCGCACCGGTCGCACCGGCTGA
- a CDS encoding M13 family metallopeptidase, translated as MTLEAIRSGIDLSYVDEAARPQDDLFGHVNGRWLNDYDIPADRATDGAFRLLADRAEEQVRDLIGEAAASGGAAGTDEQRVGDLFASFMDEAAVTAAGVRPLLDELAAVDSAADLVSLAAVMGALQRGGIGGGAGVYVDTDSKDSTRYLLHLSQSGLGLPDESYYRDPSHAEILAAYPGHIARMLGLVFGQEPQPGEWAATAERIVALETDLAAAHWDVVKRRDADLTYNLRTFADLPNEAPGFDWTGWVDALGTTEGTVAEVVVRQPDFLTAFAALWAQRDIEDWKRWLRWRVISGRAGMLTDEIVAENFDFYGRTLSGTEEIRDRWKRGVSLVENLMGDAVGKLYVERHFPPGAKARMDELVANLREAYRVSISDLEWMTPETRQRALAKLDKFTPKIGYPAKWRDYSTLVIDRTDLYGNYLRGQAVATDRELAKLGQPVDRDEWFMTPQTVNAYYNPGMNEIVFPAAILQPPFFDAEADDAANYGGIGAVIGHEIGHGFDDQGAKYDGDGNLVDWWTDSDRAEFGVRTKALIEQYDHLVPRQLGEGQHVNGAFTVGENIGDLGGLSIALLAYELSLGGKEAPVIDGLTGAQRVFFGWAQVWRTKSRDAEAIRRLAIDPHSPPEFRCNTVIRNIDAYYDAFDVDTADELYLEPAARVRIWS; from the coding sequence GTGACGCTTGAAGCCATCCGCTCCGGAATCGATCTGTCCTACGTCGACGAGGCGGCACGCCCGCAAGACGACCTGTTCGGCCACGTCAACGGCCGCTGGCTCAACGACTACGACATCCCCGCCGACCGCGCGACCGACGGTGCGTTCCGTCTGCTCGCCGACCGCGCCGAGGAACAGGTGCGTGATCTGATCGGTGAGGCGGCCGCGTCAGGCGGGGCCGCCGGCACGGACGAGCAGCGCGTCGGTGACCTGTTCGCGAGCTTCATGGACGAGGCCGCGGTCACGGCCGCCGGCGTGCGGCCATTGCTCGACGAGCTGGCCGCGGTGGATTCCGCCGCGGACCTCGTCAGCCTGGCCGCCGTGATGGGTGCGTTGCAGCGCGGCGGCATCGGCGGGGGCGCCGGTGTGTACGTCGACACCGACTCCAAGGACTCCACCCGCTACCTGCTGCACCTCTCGCAGTCGGGCCTCGGGCTGCCCGACGAGTCCTACTACCGCGACCCCTCGCACGCCGAGATCCTGGCCGCCTACCCCGGCCACATCGCACGCATGCTCGGGCTGGTGTTCGGGCAGGAGCCGCAGCCAGGTGAGTGGGCGGCGACTGCCGAACGCATCGTCGCGTTGGAGACCGACCTGGCCGCGGCCCATTGGGACGTGGTGAAGCGCCGCGACGCCGACCTGACCTACAACCTGCGCACGTTCGCCGATCTGCCGAATGAGGCGCCCGGCTTCGACTGGACCGGCTGGGTCGACGCGTTGGGGACCACCGAGGGCACCGTCGCCGAGGTCGTGGTGCGCCAGCCCGACTTCCTGACCGCGTTCGCCGCGCTGTGGGCGCAGCGCGACATTGAGGACTGGAAGCGTTGGCTGCGGTGGCGGGTGATCAGTGGCCGCGCGGGGATGCTGACCGACGAGATCGTCGCCGAGAACTTCGACTTCTACGGCCGCACCCTGAGCGGCACCGAGGAGATCCGCGACCGGTGGAAGCGCGGCGTCTCACTCGTCGAGAACCTGATGGGCGACGCCGTCGGCAAGCTCTACGTCGAACGCCACTTCCCGCCCGGAGCGAAGGCGCGGATGGACGAGCTGGTGGCCAACCTGCGCGAGGCCTATCGCGTCAGCATCAGCGATCTGGAGTGGATGACTCCCGAGACACGGCAGCGCGCCCTCGCCAAGCTCGACAAGTTCACGCCCAAGATCGGGTATCCGGCGAAGTGGCGTGACTACTCGACACTGGTGATCGACCGCACCGACCTGTACGGCAACTATCTGCGCGGTCAGGCCGTCGCCACCGACCGGGAACTGGCGAAGCTGGGCCAGCCGGTGGATCGCGATGAGTGGTTCATGACCCCGCAGACCGTCAACGCGTACTACAACCCCGGGATGAACGAGATTGTGTTTCCCGCGGCGATTCTGCAGCCCCCGTTCTTCGACGCCGAGGCCGACGACGCCGCGAACTACGGCGGTATCGGGGCCGTTATCGGACACGAGATCGGGCACGGCTTCGACGACCAGGGCGCCAAGTACGACGGCGACGGGAACCTCGTCGACTGGTGGACCGACAGCGACCGCGCCGAGTTCGGCGTCCGAACCAAGGCGCTGATCGAGCAGTACGACCACCTCGTGCCCCGCCAACTCGGTGAGGGCCAGCACGTCAACGGCGCGTTCACCGTCGGGGAGAACATTGGCGATCTCGGCGGGCTGTCCATCGCCCTGCTGGCCTACGAGCTGTCACTGGGCGGCAAGGAGGCACCCGTCATCGACGGCCTCACGGGCGCGCAACGGGTGTTCTTCGGCTGGGCTCAGGTGTGGCGCACCAAGTCCCGCGACGCGGAGGCGATTCGGCGGCTGGCCATCGACCCGCACTCGCCGCCGGAGTTCCGCTGCAACACCGTGATCCGCAACATCGACGCGTATTACGACGCGTTCGATGTCGACACGGCCGACGAGCTCTACCTGGAGCCCGCCGCGCGGGTACGCATCTGGAGCTAG
- a CDS encoding MMPL family transporter encodes MMRLSSNLRRYRWAVFAVWLLLLLPSIYLSLSQAGNLTGGGFEVAGSQSLNVERQVEDHYPDQGASPLALVAAPRADASYEDMNAAVAQLERIAAAEPRVTIVPNPQQPPPRPDRPYVVSLQTGFDAGSTDVAKQLRKAVGVDGDQPGQTENGKVRLYVIGQGALGAAASEATKHDVAQAEKWNLPIVMIVLLAVFGSLAAAALPLLLGVCTVAVTMGLVFLLSMVTTMSVFVTSTVSMFGIALAVDYSLFILMRFREELRAGRDADQAADAAMGTSGLAVLLSGLTVIASVTGIYLINTPVLSSMATGAILAVAVAVLTSTTLTPAVLRTFGKAAAKRSTYLHMSRRPDTTQSRFWTRWVTGVMRRPWLSAIAATICLLTLAAPAFAMTLGNSLQRQFDPTHEIRGGINAAADALGPGALGPIRVLVTFPEGSANEPQNAATLTAVEARIAEAPYVVNVSPAVFGDDNRSALVSVVLSIDPEEMGARDTIDWMRANLPEAAGDRAHIDVGGPTALLKDFDDRVADTQPLVFAFVAFIAFVMLLISIRSVFLAFKGVLMTVLSVAAAYGSLVVVFEWGWFESLGFEPLTSLDSTIPPLVLAMTFGLSMDYEIFLLTRIRERFVQTKNTRDAVAYGVSTSARTITSAALIMIAVFIGFAFAGMPLVAQLGVACAVAIAVDATVVRLVLVPALMAMFAEWNWWLPRWLDRILPSVDFEKPLPKIDIGDLVIIPENISELGPSGSDIRTVVKSAAKLKTLAPQAIIVADPLAFSGCGPLAVKGCDTPVALAGSVVRVKTPSDNGGGVASATRAEARTVRISLRGGAGSGRAGGKAAPRTVHPVTLWRGRLAVALDALQTAADAEAPVVERRRPMETTNVLLPTGDRLQIPTGAETLRLKSYLVMSRNTTRDFSEFADLIDSMETPTAAEVLTRIDRYYAGQRSRKQWVATQLIRRLSDPQPSDHDDESASDPAAVADWERVRARCLEVAVAMLEEAR; translated from the coding sequence ATGATGCGCTTGAGTAGCAATCTGCGCAGATATCGCTGGGCGGTCTTCGCGGTGTGGCTGCTCCTCCTATTGCCGTCGATATACCTGTCACTCAGCCAGGCCGGCAATCTCACCGGCGGCGGCTTCGAGGTCGCAGGATCGCAGTCCCTTAACGTCGAGCGGCAGGTCGAGGACCACTACCCCGATCAGGGCGCATCACCTCTGGCATTGGTCGCCGCGCCGCGCGCGGACGCGTCATATGAGGATATGAACGCCGCCGTGGCGCAGCTCGAGCGCATCGCTGCCGCGGAGCCCCGCGTCACGATCGTCCCGAACCCGCAGCAGCCACCACCCCGGCCCGACCGCCCCTACGTCGTGTCCCTGCAGACGGGTTTCGACGCGGGCAGCACCGACGTCGCCAAGCAGTTGCGCAAAGCGGTCGGCGTCGACGGGGACCAACCCGGACAGACGGAGAACGGAAAGGTCCGGCTCTACGTCATCGGGCAGGGCGCGTTGGGTGCCGCCGCAAGTGAGGCCACCAAGCACGATGTCGCGCAGGCCGAGAAGTGGAATCTGCCGATCGTCATGATCGTGCTGCTTGCCGTCTTCGGGTCGCTGGCCGCCGCTGCGCTTCCGCTGCTTCTGGGCGTGTGCACCGTCGCCGTGACGATGGGGCTGGTCTTCCTGCTGTCGATGGTGACGACGATGTCGGTGTTCGTGACATCGACGGTGTCGATGTTCGGTATCGCGCTGGCGGTGGACTACTCGCTGTTCATCCTCATGCGCTTCCGAGAGGAACTGCGCGCAGGCCGTGACGCCGATCAGGCGGCCGACGCGGCGATGGGCACCTCGGGCCTGGCGGTACTGCTGTCCGGTCTGACGGTTATCGCGTCGGTGACGGGCATCTACCTCATCAACACGCCCGTGCTGTCATCGATGGCGACCGGCGCGATCCTGGCCGTCGCGGTCGCCGTGTTGACGTCGACCACTCTGACCCCGGCTGTGCTGCGAACTTTCGGCAAGGCCGCCGCGAAGAGGTCGACCTACCTTCATATGTCCCGCCGGCCGGACACCACGCAGTCGCGGTTCTGGACCCGCTGGGTCACCGGGGTGATGAGACGTCCCTGGCTTTCGGCGATCGCGGCCACCATCTGCCTGCTGACGCTGGCCGCCCCGGCGTTCGCAATGACCCTGGGCAACAGTTTGCAGCGACAGTTCGATCCCACGCACGAGATCCGCGGCGGTATCAACGCGGCGGCCGATGCGCTCGGGCCTGGCGCGCTGGGGCCGATCCGGGTGCTGGTGACGTTCCCCGAAGGCAGCGCCAACGAACCCCAGAACGCCGCCACCCTGACCGCAGTCGAGGCACGGATCGCCGAGGCGCCGTATGTGGTGAACGTGTCGCCCGCCGTGTTCGGGGACGACAATCGCAGCGCCCTGGTGTCGGTCGTGCTGTCGATCGACCCCGAGGAGATGGGCGCCCGCGACACCATCGACTGGATGCGAGCCAATCTGCCCGAGGCCGCCGGTGATCGCGCGCATATAGATGTCGGCGGACCGACCGCCCTGCTCAAGGACTTCGACGATCGGGTGGCGGACACCCAACCCCTGGTGTTCGCGTTCGTGGCGTTCATCGCGTTCGTGATGTTGCTGATCTCGATCAGATCGGTGTTCCTGGCCTTCAAGGGCGTGCTGATGACGGTGCTCTCGGTGGCCGCCGCGTACGGCAGCCTCGTCGTCGTCTTCGAGTGGGGGTGGTTCGAGTCCCTCGGATTCGAACCGCTGACGTCGCTGGACAGCACCATCCCGCCGCTGGTCCTTGCGATGACCTTCGGGTTGTCGATGGACTACGAGATCTTCCTGCTGACCCGCATCCGCGAGCGTTTCGTCCAGACCAAGAACACCCGGGATGCAGTCGCGTACGGCGTGAGCACCAGTGCCCGCACCATCACCAGCGCGGCGCTCATCATGATCGCGGTGTTCATCGGCTTCGCATTCGCGGGGATGCCGCTCGTGGCACAGCTCGGCGTGGCCTGCGCCGTGGCGATCGCCGTCGACGCCACGGTGGTGCGGCTGGTCCTGGTGCCTGCGTTGATGGCGATGTTCGCCGAATGGAACTGGTGGCTGCCGCGCTGGCTGGACCGGATCCTGCCGTCGGTGGACTTCGAGAAGCCGCTACCCAAGATCGACATCGGCGACCTCGTGATCATCCCGGAGAACATCTCCGAGCTGGGTCCGTCCGGCTCCGATATCCGTACCGTCGTCAAGTCGGCGGCCAAGCTGAAGACCCTTGCGCCGCAGGCGATCATCGTCGCGGACCCGCTGGCGTTCAGCGGTTGCGGACCGCTTGCGGTCAAGGGCTGCGACACGCCCGTCGCGCTGGCCGGTTCAGTGGTCCGGGTAAAGACTCCCAGCGACAACGGCGGCGGCGTGGCCAGCGCAACCCGCGCCGAGGCCCGCACCGTGCGGATCAGCTTGCGCGGTGGTGCCGGTTCGGGTCGAGCAGGAGGCAAGGCTGCGCCCAGAACCGTCCACCCGGTGACGCTGTGGCGGGGACGACTGGCGGTCGCACTCGATGCACTGCAGACCGCCGCAGACGCCGAGGCGCCCGTGGTGGAGCGCCGCAGGCCGATGGAGACCACCAACGTTCTGCTGCCCACCGGCGACCGGCTTCAGATCCCCACCGGAGCCGAGACGCTGCGACTCAAGAGCTATCTCGTGATGTCGCGGAACACCACGCGGGACTTCAGCGAGTTCGCCGATCTGATCGACTCCATGGAGACCCCAACTGCAGCGGAAGTCTTAACCCGCATCGACCGGTACTACGCTGGTCAGCGCTCGAGGAAGCAGTGGGTCGCCACGCAGCTGATTCGCCGCCTGTCCGATCCGCAACCGTCGGATCATGACGACGAGAGCGCGTCTGACCCGGCAGCAGTGGCAGACTGGGAGCGTGTCAGGGCGCGCTGCCTGGAAGTGGCAGTGGCGATGCTGGAGGAGGCGAGGTGA
- a CDS encoding TetR/AcrR family transcriptional regulator produces MAENGTRRKRPGKPKRGRPAGRDPEVTRAWILRAARTVFGLRGYSATSVRMVAEQAGLSVTGVYYHFSSLEEIYDEVVADTVATLEAIIGEVLEQPTIRAQIRALIFAMHRLDSQDRSIMAFMVRTYLDAARSPEVGRDSGPLTAGTAYLFVTMVRSAISRGELPPDSDVRTTVGLLASILWGVGLYSGFVEDADAMAVILNQVDDMFAHGLVGPGSSEKPPRLVG; encoded by the coding sequence ATGGCTGAAAACGGAACGAGACGAAAGCGACCGGGTAAACCGAAACGCGGCAGGCCCGCAGGCAGGGATCCGGAGGTGACGCGCGCCTGGATTCTGCGCGCGGCCCGCACCGTGTTCGGGCTGCGGGGCTACTCGGCCACCAGCGTGCGAATGGTCGCCGAGCAGGCCGGGCTATCGGTGACCGGCGTCTACTACCACTTCAGCAGCCTCGAGGAGATCTACGACGAGGTCGTCGCGGACACCGTGGCCACCCTTGAGGCGATTATCGGCGAGGTCCTCGAGCAGCCGACGATTCGCGCGCAAATCCGAGCGCTCATCTTCGCGATGCACAGGCTCGACTCCCAGGACAGATCCATCATGGCGTTCATGGTCCGGACCTACCTCGACGCGGCGCGCAGCCCGGAGGTGGGCCGCGACAGCGGGCCCCTGACGGCGGGTACCGCGTACTTGTTCGTCACGATGGTGCGCTCGGCGATCAGCCGCGGTGAACTTCCACCGGACAGCGACGTCCGCACCACGGTGGGCCTGCTGGCCTCGATCCTGTGGGGGGTGGGCCTGTACTCGGGATTCGTCGAGGACGCCGACGCGATGGCGGTCATCTTGAACCAGGTCGACGACATGTTCGCCCACGGGCTCGTGGGTCCAGGCTCCTCCGAGAAACCGCCCCGTCTGGTTGGTTAG